Within the Corallococcus silvisoli genome, the region CTCGTAGCGCATCATCTCGCCTTGCCTCCTTGCGGAGACAACAACCGGCGCTCCCACATCCATCAGACACGGCCTAGCCCTTGATGAAGGCCAGCAGGTCCTTGTTGATGACGTCCTTGTTGACCGAGCACATGCCGTGGCTGAAGCCCGGGTAGACCTGGAGCTTCGAGCCCTTGACGAGCGTGGCCGTCAGCCGTCCGCCCCCGTCGATGGGGACGATCTGATCATCATCGCCATGCATCACCAGCGTGGGCACGTCGAACCGGGCCAGGTCCGCGCGGAAGTCGGTCTCCGAGAAGGCCTTGACGCAGTCGTATTCGGCCTTGAGGCCCGCCATCAGGCCTTGGAGGACGAAGCTCTCGCGGAGCCCCTCGGACACCTTCGCGCCGGGGCGGTTGAAGCCGTAGAACGCCAGGCTCAGCTCCTTGAAGAAGCTGGAGCGGTCCTTGCGCACGCCCGCGCGGATGCCGTCGAAGACCTCCAAAGGCAGTCCATTGGGGTGCCAGTCCGTCTTGATCATGATGGGCGGCACGGCGCTGATGAGCACCGCCCTGGCCACGCGCGAGGTGCCGTGGCGCCCGATGTAGCGCGCCACCTCGCCGCCGCCGGTCGAGTGGCCGACGTGGATGGCCTTGCGCAGGTCCAGCGCGGCCGTCAGCTCCGCGAGGTCGTCCGCATAGGTGTCCATGTCGTGCCCGCCCCAGGGCTGTGACGAGCGCCCGTGCCCTCGGCGGTCGTGGGCGATGGTGCGGTAGCCCTGTTCCGACAGGAACATCATCTGGTCCTCGAAAGCGTCGGACGAGAGCGGCCAGCCGTGTGAGAAGACAATGGGCTGGCCATTCCGGGGGCCCCAGTCCT harbors:
- a CDS encoding alpha/beta fold hydrolase; this translates as MNPENKPGASHVGRISGSFLTTRDGTQLYFKDWGPRNGQPIVFSHGWPLSSDAFEDQMMFLSEQGYRTIAHDRRGHGRSSQPWGGHDMDTYADDLAELTAALDLRKAIHVGHSTGGGEVARYIGRHGTSRVARAVLISAVPPIMIKTDWHPNGLPLEVFDGIRAGVRKDRSSFFKELSLAFYGFNRPGAKVSEGLRESFVLQGLMAGLKAEYDCVKAFSETDFRADLARFDVPTLVMHGDDDQIVPIDGGGRLTATLVKGSKLQVYPGFSHGMCSVNKDVINKDLLAFIKG